The following proteins are co-located in the Clavibacter capsici genome:
- the rsmA gene encoding 16S rRNA (adenine(1518)-N(6)/adenine(1519)-N(6))-dimethyltransferase RsmA, producing the protein MSDETAPAAPAPAAAPTLLGPAEIRDLAELLGVAPTKKLGQNFVIDANTVRRIVRVAGVEAGTHVVEVGPGLGSLTLGLLETGASVVAVEIDGRLAEQLPITVGLYQPDAALTVVHEDALRVAELPGDPTALVANLPYNVSVPVLLHLLEHFPSIRTGVVMVQAEVGHRIAAAPGSKVYGSPSVKAAWYGAWRTAGQVSRQVFWPVPNVDSVLVAFERHAEPYASEELRVRTFRIVDAAFQQRRKMLRQALAELLGGSEAASALLEAGGVAPTSRGEQLGVDDYLRVARAWADREGDGEAPSLR; encoded by the coding sequence GTGAGCGACGAGACGGCACCCGCCGCGCCCGCTCCCGCCGCGGCGCCCACGCTCCTCGGCCCCGCCGAGATCCGCGACCTCGCCGAGCTGCTCGGCGTCGCGCCCACCAAGAAGCTCGGCCAGAACTTCGTCATCGACGCGAACACCGTGCGCCGCATCGTCCGGGTCGCGGGCGTCGAGGCCGGCACGCACGTGGTCGAGGTCGGGCCCGGCCTCGGATCCCTCACCCTCGGCCTCCTGGAGACCGGCGCGAGCGTCGTCGCGGTGGAGATCGACGGCCGGCTCGCCGAGCAGCTGCCCATCACCGTGGGCCTGTACCAGCCGGACGCCGCGCTCACCGTGGTACACGAGGACGCGCTGCGCGTCGCCGAGCTGCCCGGGGATCCCACCGCGCTCGTCGCGAACCTGCCCTACAACGTCTCCGTGCCCGTGCTGCTGCACCTGCTCGAGCACTTCCCGTCGATCCGCACGGGCGTCGTCATGGTGCAGGCCGAGGTCGGCCACCGCATCGCCGCGGCGCCGGGCTCCAAGGTCTACGGATCCCCGAGCGTCAAGGCGGCCTGGTACGGCGCGTGGCGCACGGCCGGCCAGGTCAGCCGCCAGGTGTTCTGGCCGGTGCCGAACGTCGACTCCGTCCTCGTCGCGTTCGAGCGGCACGCGGAGCCGTACGCCTCGGAGGAGCTGCGCGTCCGCACGTTCCGGATCGTCGACGCGGCCTTCCAGCAGCGCCGCAAGATGCTGCGCCAGGCGCTCGCCGAGCTGCTCGGCGGGAGCGAGGCGGCGTCCGCGCTCCTGGAGGCCGGAGGGGTCGCCCCCACTTCGCGGGGCGAGCAGCTGGGCGTCGACGACTACCTCCGCGTGGCCCGTGCCTGGGCCGATCGGGAGGGTGACGGAGAGGCTCCCAGCCTCCGCTAG
- the prpB gene encoding methylisocitrate lyase, with protein MLHSTLTSAAKRRAFRDRLASGELLRMPGAFNPLSARLIQDKGMDGVYISGAVLSADLGLPDIGLTTLTEVAGRSQQIARVTDLPCLVDADTGFGEPMNVARTVQMLEDAGVAGLHIEDQVNPKRCGHLDGKQVVDESTALKRIRAAVDARRDPDLLVMARTDVRGVDGMAAAVDRARALVDAGADAIFPEAMADLAEFEAMRAAVDVPILANMTEFGKSELFTTSQLRDVGVDIVIYPVSLLRLAMGAAERGLDAILEEGTLASKVPEMQTRARLYELLDYAGYSAFDEDVFTFTLEGNRGGA; from the coding sequence GTGCTCCACTCCACCCTCACCTCCGCCGCCAAGCGCCGCGCGTTCCGCGACCGGCTCGCGTCGGGCGAGCTGCTCCGGATGCCCGGCGCGTTCAACCCGCTGTCGGCCCGCCTCATCCAGGACAAGGGCATGGACGGCGTCTACATCTCCGGCGCCGTGCTCTCGGCGGACCTCGGCCTGCCGGACATCGGCCTCACCACGCTCACCGAGGTGGCCGGGCGCTCGCAGCAGATCGCGCGCGTCACGGACCTGCCGTGCCTCGTGGACGCGGACACGGGCTTCGGCGAGCCGATGAACGTCGCGCGCACCGTGCAGATGCTCGAGGACGCCGGCGTCGCGGGCCTCCACATCGAGGACCAGGTGAACCCCAAGCGCTGCGGCCACCTCGACGGCAAGCAGGTGGTGGACGAGTCGACGGCCCTCAAGCGGATCCGCGCGGCCGTCGACGCCCGCCGCGACCCGGACCTGCTGGTCATGGCCCGCACCGACGTGCGCGGCGTCGACGGGATGGCCGCCGCGGTCGACCGGGCGCGCGCGCTCGTCGACGCCGGAGCCGACGCGATCTTCCCCGAGGCGATGGCCGACCTCGCCGAGTTCGAGGCGATGCGCGCCGCGGTCGACGTGCCGATCCTCGCCAACATGACCGAGTTCGGGAAGAGCGAGCTGTTCACCACCTCCCAGCTCCGCGACGTGGGCGTCGACATCGTCATCTACCCGGTCTCGCTCCTCCGCCTCGCGATGGGCGCGGCCGAGCGCGGCCTCGACGCGATCCTCGAGGAGGGCACGCTCGCCTCGAAGGTGCCCGAGATGCAGACCCGTGCGCGCCTCTACGAGCTCCTCGACTACGCGGGCTACAGCGCCTTCGACGAGGACGTCTTCACCTTCACGCTGGAGGGGAACCGCGGCGGGGCGTGA
- a CDS encoding TatD family hydrolase produces the protein MPDSNYVRQRDTTAVHGQTRDLTYPPLPEALTVPVYDNHTHLEIADGESPIDFTEHLDRASSVGVRGVIQVGGDLETSRWSAETAAHEPRMLAAVAIHPNEAPVYEEAGTLDDALAEIHELAGRPRVRAVGETGLDFFRTGEEGRAAQQRSFEEHIRIAKERGIALQIHDRDAHDEVVSTLLRVGAPERTVFHCFSGDEDLARICAENGWYMSFSGTVTFKNAVDLREALAFAPRSLLLVETDAPFLTPVPFRGRPNAPYLIPHTLRAMAAHLGTDVSMLAAQISSNTELVYGRWDDEPVTSPAKDPAEVDPAGRA, from the coding sequence ATGCCCGATTCGAACTACGTGCGCCAGCGCGACACCACCGCGGTCCACGGCCAGACGCGCGACCTCACGTACCCGCCGCTGCCCGAGGCGCTGACGGTCCCCGTCTACGACAACCACACGCACCTCGAGATCGCGGACGGCGAGTCGCCCATCGACTTCACCGAGCACCTCGACCGCGCGAGCTCGGTCGGCGTCCGCGGCGTGATCCAGGTGGGCGGCGACCTCGAGACCTCCCGCTGGTCGGCCGAGACCGCCGCGCACGAGCCGCGCATGCTCGCGGCCGTCGCGATCCACCCGAACGAGGCCCCGGTCTACGAGGAGGCGGGCACGCTCGACGACGCGCTGGCCGAGATCCACGAGCTGGCCGGACGCCCGCGCGTGCGCGCCGTCGGCGAGACCGGCCTCGACTTCTTCCGCACGGGCGAGGAGGGCCGCGCGGCCCAGCAGCGCTCGTTCGAGGAGCACATCCGCATCGCCAAGGAGCGCGGCATCGCCCTCCAGATCCACGACCGCGACGCGCACGACGAGGTCGTCTCCACGCTGCTGCGCGTCGGCGCCCCCGAGCGCACCGTCTTCCACTGCTTCTCGGGAGATGAGGACCTCGCCCGGATCTGCGCCGAGAACGGCTGGTACATGTCGTTCTCCGGCACGGTCACCTTCAAGAACGCGGTCGACCTGCGCGAGGCGCTCGCCTTCGCGCCGCGCTCGCTGCTGCTGGTGGAGACGGATGCGCCGTTCCTCACGCCCGTGCCGTTCCGCGGCCGGCCGAACGCGCCGTACCTCATCCCGCACACCCTCCGCGCGATGGCCGCGCACCTCGGCACCGACGTGTCGATGCTCGCCGCGCAGATCTCCTCCAACACGGAGCTCGTCTACGGGCGCTGGGACGACGAGCCCGTCACGTCGCCGGCCAAGGACCCCGCCGAGGTCGACCCGGCGGGCCGCGCGTGA
- a CDS encoding NAD(P)H-dependent oxidoreductase, producing the protein MTALIVTAHPDPDSLTHEVARRLEAALGGSGVTTAHLAQEGFDPVFGMADRRTYAGDAPAPADVVAEQARLDAVDHVVLVFPVWWWSMPALLKGWIDRTFIGGWAFDIDDDGRIDKRLQRLTVHLVPVSGFGRASFARHGYLSAFQTQIGHGILDYCGARHGALAFVHDSESGDRDAVGAEVERAVAEVVAAVG; encoded by the coding sequence ATGACCGCGCTCATCGTCACCGCCCACCCCGACCCCGACTCCCTCACCCACGAGGTCGCCCGCCGTCTCGAGGCCGCGCTCGGCGGATCCGGCGTCACGACCGCGCACCTCGCGCAGGAGGGCTTCGACCCGGTCTTCGGGATGGCCGACCGGCGGACGTACGCCGGCGACGCGCCAGCCCCCGCGGACGTCGTCGCCGAGCAGGCGCGCCTCGACGCCGTGGACCACGTCGTGCTCGTCTTCCCCGTGTGGTGGTGGTCGATGCCGGCGCTGCTCAAGGGCTGGATCGACCGCACCTTCATCGGCGGCTGGGCGTTCGACATCGACGACGACGGGCGCATCGACAAGCGGCTCCAGCGCCTCACCGTGCACCTCGTGCCCGTCTCCGGCTTCGGCCGCGCGTCCTTCGCGCGGCACGGGTACCTCTCCGCGTTCCAGACGCAGATCGGCCACGGGATCCTCGACTACTGCGGCGCGCGCCACGGCGCCCTGGCCTTCGTGCACGACTCCGAGTCGGGCGACCGGGACGCCGTGGGCGCCGAGGTCGAGCGGGCCGTGGCCGAGGTCGTCGCGGCGGTCGGCTGA
- a CDS encoding DUF3021 domain-containing protein — protein MARARSEVATRPARRPRLLLRAALLGGIPLVVMSAIGAYLLAGGQTADGRSTVAVGVIVAATAAGSLLYQVPGWSLPRQSAAHFALMLVTVLPALLLSGWFPVDTPGGVLAVVGIFLATGLVLWTTLYLVMTGVERSRARRAAVRP, from the coding sequence ATGGCACGCGCACGATCCGAGGTCGCCACGAGGCCCGCACGCCGCCCGCGCCTGCTCCTGCGCGCCGCGCTCCTCGGCGGGATCCCGTTGGTCGTCATGTCCGCGATCGGCGCCTACCTCCTCGCGGGCGGCCAGACCGCGGACGGGCGCTCGACGGTCGCGGTCGGCGTCATCGTCGCCGCGACCGCAGCCGGCTCGCTGCTCTACCAGGTGCCGGGCTGGAGCCTCCCGCGCCAGTCGGCCGCCCACTTCGCGCTCATGCTCGTGACCGTCCTCCCCGCGCTCCTCCTCAGCGGCTGGTTCCCGGTGGACACCCCGGGCGGCGTGCTCGCGGTCGTCGGGATCTTCCTCGCCACGGGCCTCGTGCTCTGGACGACGCTGTACCTCGTGATGACGGGGGTCGAGCGGAGCCGCGCGCGTCGGGCGGCCGTCCGTCCGTAG
- a CDS encoding bifunctional 2-methylcitrate synthase/citrate synthase yields the protein MPRRSTMTDIRKGLAGVVVDTTRISKVEPATNSLLYRGYPVQELAAECSFEQVAYLLWHGELPTDEELAHFEAQERAERQPAEAVLRIVDALPVDAHPMDVLRTAVSAIGAADPTPDDHSADADLERSVRLLAQIPVLIAYDQRRRQGLAPVEPRDDLGLAENLLLMVHGERPTEADAKAMEVSLILYAEHSFNASTFTARVITSTLADLHSAVTGAIGALKGRLHGGANEAVLETLDEIGDASRVEAWLDEALAAKRKVMGFGHRVYRAGDSRVPTMKQALDELVAVRVEAGGEAGDSARRTMELYDALERGMAERTGILPNLDYPSGPAYALLGFETRAFTPLFVAARVVGWTAHIVEQRAANSLIRPLSEYDGPAERHLS from the coding sequence ATGCCGCGAAGGAGCACCATGACCGACATCCGCAAGGGCCTCGCCGGGGTAGTGGTCGACACGACCCGCATCAGCAAGGTCGAGCCGGCCACCAACTCCCTCCTCTACCGCGGGTACCCGGTGCAGGAGCTCGCGGCCGAGTGCTCCTTCGAGCAGGTCGCGTACCTCCTCTGGCACGGCGAGCTGCCGACCGACGAGGAGCTCGCGCACTTCGAGGCCCAGGAGCGCGCGGAGCGGCAGCCCGCCGAGGCCGTGCTGCGGATCGTCGACGCGCTGCCCGTCGACGCGCACCCCATGGACGTGCTGCGCACCGCGGTCAGCGCGATCGGCGCCGCGGATCCGACGCCCGACGACCACTCGGCCGACGCGGACCTCGAGCGATCCGTGCGGCTCCTCGCCCAGATCCCCGTCCTCATCGCCTACGACCAGCGCCGCCGCCAGGGCCTCGCCCCGGTCGAGCCGCGCGACGACCTCGGCCTCGCCGAGAACCTGCTCCTCATGGTGCACGGCGAGCGCCCCACCGAGGCCGACGCGAAGGCCATGGAGGTCTCGCTGATCCTGTACGCCGAGCACTCCTTCAACGCGTCCACCTTCACGGCCCGCGTCATCACCTCGACCCTCGCCGACCTGCACTCCGCGGTCACGGGCGCGATCGGCGCGCTCAAGGGCCGGCTGCACGGCGGCGCGAACGAGGCCGTGCTCGAGACGCTCGACGAGATCGGCGACGCGTCGCGCGTGGAGGCCTGGCTCGACGAGGCGCTCGCCGCGAAGCGCAAGGTCATGGGCTTCGGCCACCGCGTCTACCGCGCGGGCGACTCGCGCGTGCCCACCATGAAGCAGGCGCTCGACGAACTCGTCGCCGTGCGCGTGGAGGCCGGCGGCGAGGCGGGGGACTCCGCCCGCCGCACGATGGAGCTGTACGACGCGCTCGAGCGCGGCATGGCCGAGCGCACGGGGATCCTGCCCAACCTCGACTACCCGTCCGGCCCCGCCTACGCGCTCCTCGGCTTCGAGACCCGCGCGTTCACGCCGCTGTTCGTCGCCGCGCGCGTGGTCGGCTGGACCGCGCACATCGTGGAGCAGCGGGCGGCGAACTCGCTGATCCGGCCGCTCTCCGAGTACGACGGACCCGCCGAGCGCCACCTGTCCTGA
- a CDS encoding dihydrolipoyl dehydrogenase family protein: MPESNDHADPAADTATEPDRYDVAVIGAGPAGTAAALRAAELGASVVVLEAGRVGGTCVNTGCVPTRVLAKTARLVREVRSAGENGIGVGEPTPHWPSIVARVHEQVDRVRSLKDEAARFEAAGVTLVHEGRARFVDDRTLELDSGRRITAGSIIVCVGGHSRRLPVPGAELATVPEDVLALPEIPRRLAVIGAGNTGAQLVTVFRSFGSEVTLLDVAPRVLTASDEAISEAVSEAFRAQGVRVHTGIDTVTGLTRTGDGSITLLWRDGDRPQSSSFDAVIMATGWPADVEDLGLEHAGLEVERSAIPVDRYLRTRVPHILAVGDANGKDMLVQAAQSEGEAAAENAVLGVNRRIPLQLLPAGGFTDPDYAGVGLTQAEARERDEACVVARVPFAEVDRAVIDDREAGFLLLIADRRRELILGAHAVGENAVEVIQSVTTAMAAGVDVATLAHVRFAYPTYSAIIGIAARRLLQEDDRAGELD, encoded by the coding sequence ATGCCCGAGAGCAACGACCACGCCGATCCCGCCGCCGACACCGCGACCGAGCCCGACCGCTACGACGTGGCGGTCATCGGCGCCGGCCCCGCGGGAACCGCCGCCGCCCTCCGCGCGGCCGAGCTGGGCGCGTCCGTCGTGGTGCTCGAGGCCGGCCGCGTCGGCGGCACGTGCGTCAACACCGGGTGCGTGCCCACGCGCGTGCTCGCGAAGACCGCGCGGCTCGTCCGCGAGGTGCGGTCCGCGGGAGAGAACGGGATCGGCGTGGGCGAGCCGACCCCGCACTGGCCGTCGATCGTCGCGCGCGTGCACGAGCAGGTCGACCGCGTGCGCTCGCTCAAGGACGAGGCCGCGCGGTTCGAGGCGGCGGGCGTGACGCTGGTCCACGAGGGCCGCGCGCGCTTCGTCGACGACCGCACGCTCGAGCTCGACAGCGGCCGGCGGATCACCGCGGGCTCCATCATCGTGTGCGTCGGCGGCCACTCGCGCCGCCTGCCCGTGCCCGGCGCGGAGCTCGCGACCGTGCCCGAGGACGTGCTCGCGCTGCCCGAGATCCCCCGGCGGCTGGCGGTCATCGGCGCGGGCAACACGGGCGCGCAGCTCGTGACCGTGTTCCGCTCGTTCGGCTCCGAGGTCACGCTGCTCGACGTCGCGCCGCGCGTGCTCACCGCGTCGGACGAGGCGATCTCCGAGGCCGTGTCCGAGGCGTTCCGCGCGCAGGGCGTGCGCGTGCACACGGGCATCGACACGGTGACGGGGCTGACGAGGACGGGCGACGGATCCATCACCCTGCTCTGGCGCGACGGCGACCGCCCGCAGTCCTCCAGCTTCGACGCGGTGATCATGGCCACCGGCTGGCCCGCCGACGTCGAGGACCTGGGGCTCGAGCACGCAGGGCTGGAGGTGGAGCGCTCGGCGATCCCGGTCGACCGCTACCTCCGCACGCGCGTGCCGCACATCCTCGCGGTGGGCGACGCCAACGGCAAGGACATGCTCGTGCAGGCGGCGCAGTCGGAGGGCGAGGCCGCGGCCGAGAACGCGGTGCTGGGCGTCAACCGGCGGATCCCGCTGCAGCTCCTCCCGGCCGGCGGCTTCACCGACCCCGACTACGCGGGCGTCGGCCTCACGCAGGCGGAGGCGCGCGAGCGCGACGAGGCGTGCGTGGTCGCCCGGGTGCCGTTCGCCGAGGTGGACCGCGCCGTGATCGACGACCGCGAGGCCGGCTTCCTGCTGCTCATCGCCGACCGTCGCCGCGAGCTGATCCTCGGCGCGCACGCCGTGGGCGAGAACGCGGTCGAGGTGATCCAGTCGGTCACCACCGCGATGGCCGCGGGCGTCGACGTCGCGACCCTCGCGCACGTGCGGTTCGCGTACCCGACGTACAGCGCCATCATCGGGATCGCGGCGCGCCGGCTCCTGCAGGAGGACGACCGCGCGGGCGAGCTCGACTGA
- a CDS encoding NAD(P)-dependent alcohol dehydrogenase, which yields MRTTALLSPASGQPVRPTPIARRDLRPDDVDVRVTHCGVCFSDLHALDQHGRDDALVPGHEFVGEVVAVGCAVTAFAPGDSVAVGNIVDSCGVCAMCRAGHENMCVEFPTLTYGGRDRVDGSTTRGGWSGRYVVREPFVYRRPASLDPAAVAPLMCAGVTVWEPLRAAGVGPGTRLGVVGLGGLGHLAVRLGRALGAEVTVFTTSAAKAADAERLGAARVVVSTDAEAMARAGSTLDLVLDTVSVAHDLGPYLRVLDLDGTLCVLGFLGPLGVQAMDLLTGRRRLASSGSAGRPATQDLLDFCGEHGITADVEVMPAAEVGTAMDRLRRNDVRYRFVLDMAGIDDGI from the coding sequence ATGCGCACCACAGCCCTCCTGTCCCCGGCTTCCGGCCAGCCCGTCCGCCCGACGCCGATCGCGCGCCGCGACCTCCGACCCGACGACGTCGACGTCCGCGTCACCCACTGCGGCGTCTGCTTCTCCGACCTGCACGCCCTCGACCAGCACGGTCGCGACGACGCGCTCGTCCCCGGCCACGAGTTCGTGGGGGAGGTGGTGGCCGTCGGATGCGCCGTCACGGCCTTCGCGCCCGGCGACTCGGTCGCGGTCGGCAACATCGTCGACTCGTGCGGCGTCTGCGCCATGTGCCGCGCCGGCCACGAGAACATGTGCGTCGAGTTCCCCACCCTCACCTACGGCGGCCGCGACCGCGTCGACGGATCCACGACGCGCGGAGGCTGGTCCGGCCGCTACGTGGTCCGGGAGCCCTTCGTCTACCGGCGCCCGGCGTCCCTGGATCCGGCCGCCGTCGCGCCGCTCATGTGCGCGGGCGTCACGGTCTGGGAGCCGCTGCGGGCAGCCGGCGTCGGACCCGGCACGCGCCTCGGCGTCGTCGGCCTCGGCGGTCTCGGCCATCTCGCGGTGCGGCTGGGGCGGGCGCTCGGCGCGGAGGTGACCGTCTTCACGACGAGCGCGGCCAAAGCCGCGGATGCCGAGCGCCTGGGCGCCGCGCGGGTGGTCGTCTCCACGGACGCCGAGGCGATGGCCCGGGCCGGGTCCACCCTCGACCTCGTGCTCGACACGGTGTCCGTCGCGCACGACCTCGGCCCGTACCTCCGCGTGCTCGACCTCGACGGCACGCTCTGCGTGCTCGGCTTCCTGGGCCCGCTGGGTGTCCAGGCGATGGACCTGCTCACGGGCCGCCGTCGTCTCGCGTCCTCCGGCAGCGCAGGGCGTCCCGCGACGCAGGACCTGCTCGACTTCTGCGGCGAGCACGGGATCACCGCCGACGTGGAGGTGATGCCCGCCGCCGAGGTGGGCACGGCGATGGACCGGCTCCGCCGCAACGACGTGCGCTACCGCTTCGTGCTCGACATGGCGGGGATCGACGACGGGATCTGA
- a CDS encoding GNAT family N-acetyltransferase → MTATADPLPDRPRDASGSRPDAAGVVIRAAGAADMPAVAELRWRWSVDEGGVAPATDPAGYVAATAAFAAAHPRSHRCHVAERDGVVVGLAWLALTDRPPTPDDLSRVAGDVQSVYVIPELRGSGTGSRLVAALLDDARAAGCRYVRVHSSPRAIPLYARAGFAVDETYRVVRL, encoded by the coding sequence ATGACCGCCACCGCCGATCCGCTCCCCGACCGACCGCGCGACGCCTCCGGCTCCCGTCCCGATGCCGCCGGAGTCGTGATCCGCGCCGCCGGCGCCGCGGACATGCCGGCGGTGGCGGAGCTGCGCTGGCGGTGGTCCGTCGACGAGGGCGGCGTGGCGCCGGCGACGGATCCCGCGGGCTACGTCGCCGCGACCGCGGCCTTCGCCGCCGCGCACCCGCGCTCGCACCGGTGCCACGTCGCCGAGAGGGACGGCGTCGTCGTGGGCCTGGCCTGGCTCGCGCTCACGGATCGGCCGCCCACGCCGGACGACCTGAGCCGCGTCGCGGGCGACGTCCAGTCCGTCTACGTCATCCCCGAGCTGCGCGGGTCCGGGACCGGCTCCCGGCTGGTGGCGGCGCTGCTCGACGACGCCCGCGCCGCGGGCTGCCGCTACGTGCGCGTGCACTCGAGCCCGCGCGCGATCCCCCTCTACGCGCGAGCGGGGTTCGCGGTCGACGAGACATACCGCGTCGTCCGGCTCTGA
- the metG gene encoding methionine--tRNA ligase — protein MSRGEPFYITTPIFYVNDVPHIGHAYTEVAADVLARWHRQRGDDTWFLTGTDEHGQKILRTATAHETTPQAWADRLVTESWQPLLEAVDISNDDFIRTTDARHEESVKVFLQRLHDAGYIYTGEYKGYYCVGCEEYKQPSDLLEGTGPFEGQLVCAIHSKPVELLEEKNYFFRMSDFGERLLAFYEERPDFIQPESARNEILSFVRRGLEDLSISRSSFDWGIPIPWDESHVVYVWFEALMNYVTAIGYGVDDEKFRRRWPATHLVGKDILRFHAVIWPAMLMALGEEPPRRVFGHGWLLVGGEKMSKSKLTGIVPQTITDTFGIDAFRYHFMRAFAFGQDGSFSWEDLSARYQAELANGFGNLSSRVIAMVGRYFDGRIPEANETTEADERVLSVARAAVSTADEAIERLAIHEALAAVWTLVDELNGYITSQEPWALAKRDEDRARLETVLHTAVRGLGTLAVLLAPVLPGATAKLWTALGGTGTVGQQRIDLADEWTGSGTVTPLEAPLFPRIEQEPATPAA, from the coding sequence ATGTCCCGCGGCGAGCCCTTCTACATCACCACGCCGATCTTCTACGTGAACGACGTCCCGCACATCGGGCACGCGTACACCGAGGTCGCCGCCGACGTCCTCGCCCGCTGGCACCGCCAGCGCGGCGACGACACCTGGTTCCTCACGGGCACCGACGAGCACGGGCAGAAGATCCTCCGCACCGCCACCGCGCACGAGACCACCCCGCAGGCCTGGGCCGACCGCCTCGTCACGGAGAGCTGGCAGCCGCTGCTGGAGGCCGTCGACATCTCCAACGACGACTTCATCCGCACCACCGACGCCCGCCACGAGGAGTCCGTCAAGGTCTTCCTGCAGCGCCTGCACGACGCCGGGTACATCTACACGGGCGAGTACAAGGGCTACTACTGCGTCGGCTGCGAGGAGTACAAGCAGCCGTCCGACCTCCTCGAGGGCACGGGTCCGTTCGAGGGCCAGCTCGTCTGCGCCATCCACTCGAAGCCCGTCGAGCTGCTGGAGGAGAAGAACTACTTCTTCCGCATGAGCGACTTCGGCGAGCGGCTCCTCGCGTTCTACGAGGAGCGCCCCGACTTCATCCAGCCGGAGAGCGCCCGCAACGAGATCCTCTCGTTCGTCCGCCGGGGACTCGAGGACCTGTCGATCTCGCGCTCCAGCTTCGACTGGGGCATCCCCATCCCGTGGGACGAGAGCCACGTCGTCTACGTGTGGTTCGAGGCGCTCATGAACTACGTCACGGCCATCGGCTACGGCGTCGACGACGAGAAGTTCCGCCGCCGCTGGCCCGCCACGCACCTGGTGGGCAAGGACATCCTCCGGTTCCACGCGGTCATCTGGCCCGCCATGCTCATGGCGCTCGGCGAGGAGCCGCCCCGTCGCGTCTTCGGCCACGGCTGGCTGCTCGTCGGCGGCGAGAAGATGTCGAAGTCGAAGCTCACGGGCATCGTGCCGCAGACCATCACCGACACCTTCGGCATCGACGCGTTCCGCTACCACTTCATGCGCGCCTTCGCCTTCGGGCAGGACGGCTCGTTCAGCTGGGAGGACCTCAGCGCCCGGTACCAGGCCGAGCTCGCCAACGGCTTCGGCAACCTCTCCTCCCGCGTGATCGCCATGGTCGGCCGCTACTTCGACGGCCGGATCCCCGAGGCGAACGAGACCACCGAGGCCGACGAGCGCGTGCTGTCCGTCGCGCGCGCCGCCGTCTCCACCGCCGACGAGGCCATCGAGCGGCTCGCGATCCACGAGGCGCTCGCCGCCGTGTGGACCCTCGTCGACGAGCTCAACGGCTACATCACGAGCCAGGAGCCCTGGGCCCTCGCGAAGAGGGACGAGGACCGCGCGCGCCTCGAGACCGTGCTCCACACGGCGGTCCGCGGGCTCGGCACGCTCGCCGTGCTGCTCGCGCCCGTGCTTCCCGGCGCCACCGCCAAGCTCTGGACCGCGCTCGGCGGCACCGGCACGGTCGGCCAGCAGCGCATCGACCTCGCCGACGAGTGGACCGGATCCGGCACCGTCACCCCGCTCGAGGCGCCGCTGTTCCCGCGCATCGAGCAGGAGCCGGCGACGCCCGCCGCCTGA
- a CDS encoding TetR family transcriptional regulator — translation MTAPAVRTRQRILDAATEEFAARGIAGARVDRIAAASGMSKPMLYSHFGAKDRLFDAVFAEHVIANGDRVPFTADDLPGYAARLYDDYLQDPALARLVMWKRLERDGTGYLYPGLEEHDATHVRDIAAAQSAGRIRSDLDPDDVWTLLIATAASWAQVSITTVATDDDAADLHARRRGALAAYVRDGLCAGGATAG, via the coding sequence ATGACCGCCCCCGCCGTCCGCACGCGCCAGCGCATCCTCGACGCCGCGACGGAGGAGTTCGCCGCCCGCGGCATCGCCGGGGCACGCGTCGACCGCATCGCCGCGGCGTCCGGCATGAGCAAGCCCATGCTGTACTCGCACTTCGGCGCCAAGGACCGGCTCTTCGACGCGGTGTTCGCCGAGCACGTGATCGCGAACGGCGACCGCGTCCCCTTCACGGCCGACGACCTCCCGGGCTACGCGGCCCGCCTCTACGACGACTACCTCCAGGATCCCGCGCTCGCCCGCTTGGTGATGTGGAAGCGCCTCGAGCGCGACGGCACCGGATACCTCTACCCGGGCCTCGAGGAGCACGACGCGACGCACGTCCGCGACATCGCCGCCGCCCAGTCCGCCGGCCGGATCCGCTCGGACCTCGACCCCGACGACGTGTGGACCCTGCTCATCGCGACCGCCGCGAGCTGGGCGCAGGTCTCGATCACGACGGTCGCGACCGACGACGACGCCGCGGACCTGCACGCGCGACGGCGCGGAGCGCTCGCGGCCTACGTCCGGGACGGGCTCTGCGCGGGCGGGGCGACGGCGGGCTGA